One region of Oligoflexus sp. genomic DNA includes:
- a CDS encoding DUF1330 domain-containing protein yields MAFEMLVGLNVVDDEAYSAYRRGMTPIMERYGGSFRYDFRVEKTLKSEVSHPINRVFIISFPDLDARKGFFADPEYQKVRKEFYVPAVKDTAILWEHNS; encoded by the coding sequence ATGGCTTTTGAAATGCTCGTTGGCCTTAATGTGGTGGATGACGAGGCCTATAGCGCCTATCGCCGTGGCATGACGCCCATCATGGAACGATACGGGGGCAGTTTTCGCTACGATTTCAGGGTGGAAAAGACTTTGAAGAGTGAAGTCTCCCACCCGATCAATCGGGTCTTCATCATCAGCTTTCCTGATTTGGATGCGCGAAAGGGATTCTTTGCGGATCCTGAATATCAGAAAGTCAGGAAGGAATTCTATGTTCCCGCTGTGAAAGATACCGCGATTCTTTGGGAACATAACTCGTGA
- a CDS encoding substrate-binding periplasmic protein — MSWNLRLGCLLLGLSSLAFSDGPESIRLGYDDFCPYSCLKDAKNGYFVDTVQQVLEAQGYKVVAIKGSWARLKTMAQKGQLELVVPLTRYETEELKLERNSLPLGTIEGRLFTHKSSSWRFKGEESLKGQSMAVIRDYGYPPVISALINDPAQRKYILTLASDLGTDQQVQMLASQRVTIVPSDRNAFLYHARRHGLENSVQIAGELPMEHLYTDLHVGIATQQPELRKKLRQVLDKGIEDLKKSGQLNRIKARYGVN; from the coding sequence ATGTCCTGGAACCTACGCCTGGGCTGCTTGCTTCTTGGACTTTCCAGCCTCGCCTTCAGTGACGGCCCTGAATCTATACGCCTTGGTTATGACGATTTCTGTCCTTACAGCTGTCTGAAAGACGCTAAAAATGGTTATTTCGTGGATACTGTTCAACAGGTCCTGGAAGCCCAGGGTTATAAGGTGGTGGCCATCAAGGGCAGCTGGGCACGCCTAAAGACCATGGCTCAGAAAGGTCAGTTGGAGCTCGTCGTTCCTTTGACGCGCTACGAGACGGAAGAGCTGAAGCTTGAGCGCAATAGCCTGCCTCTCGGGACAATCGAGGGACGCCTGTTCACCCATAAAAGCAGCAGCTGGCGGTTCAAAGGCGAGGAGTCGCTGAAGGGGCAGAGCATGGCCGTTATTCGCGACTATGGCTATCCCCCGGTGATCAGTGCCCTGATCAATGATCCGGCCCAGAGAAAGTATATCCTGACCCTGGCCAGCGATCTGGGCACCGATCAGCAGGTGCAGATGCTCGCCAGTCAGCGTGTGACTATTGTGCCGTCCGATCGCAATGCCTTTCTTTATCACGCGCGGCGCCACGGACTGGAAAACAGCGTGCAGATTGCGGGTGAGCTACCGATGGAGCATCTTTACACCGATCTGCATGTGGGCATCGCGACCCAGCAGCCGGAGCTTCGGAAGAAATTGCGGCAGGTCCTGGATAAAGGCATCGAGGATTTGAAAAAGAGCGGGCAGCTCAACCGCATCAAAGCGCGATACGGAGTGAATTAA